TAGGAGGCAAATATGAGTAGAAATCGCCGCCTCTCATCTGCCAACCTTCATTGGGCTCCAATACTAGGTTGGGGCGCGATGCTCGTATTTCTAGCAGTGCTTGGACTTTTGTTTTTGCACTACAAAAACCAAATCATCACCGTGGCTGAAGAGACCGCTCGTCTAGAGAAAGAATATGCACTCTTGAGACAAAGGACTGCCGTTTTACAAGCTGATTTAGATAATT
The genomic region above belongs to Candidatus Methylacidiphilales bacterium and contains:
- a CDS encoding septum formation initiator family protein; the encoded protein is MSRNRRLSSANLHWAPILGWGAMLVFLAVLGLLFLHYKNQIITVAEETARLEKEYALLRQRTAVLQADLDNLKAPQELKRRIRNYNFVSINEVPVIYIQRGNDRIASHTQGGAVR